The nucleotide sequence TTCAACTGCGTGCACAAGCACATAGTTATTCGTCATCGCCGAAAGGTAATCCATTCGGTCTGTATACGGGATTATTTGCGTATATTGCAGGTCTTCAGCAAGCTTTTCAGTACCGCGGTGTAAGTAGCCGATGACAGGTGTAGCTTCGACAACTGTTTCTCCATCAACCTTTAATACAAGCCGGAAAACTCCGTGTGTACTGGGATGCTGAGGGCCGACGTTTAGCAGCATTTCTTCCGTTCTAAGCATGCTAGCTACACCTCCACATCATATGGCTCATAATCTTTACGAAGCGGATACCCAATCCAATCATCAGAAAGCAAAATGCGCTCTAAGCATGGATGATTGTTAAACACAATGCCAAGCAAATCATATGCTTCGCGCTCAGGCCAGTTTGCTCCCTGCCATACAGGAACAAGTGAGTCAATGACTGGCTTGTCACGATCAATTTTCACCTTAAGCGCCACAGATTGCTGGTTTTTATATGAATATAAATGGGTATATACTTCCATGTGAGTTTCGAAATCTGAGCCATGTAATTCACTTAAATATTCGAAACCTAATTGTTCGTTGTATTTCAGAAACTCTGCTAGTTTGAAATATGTATCAGGTTTTGCGACAAGTGTTGGAACATCTTTTGAAAGTCTATTAATATAGGAATCTTCAAGGATATCCTTACCAAGATTGTCTTCAATCACTTTTACATATTTATCAAGTGTTGGTTGGTTTGGTGATGGCTTCTCTTCTTCTGCTGGCGCTTCTTTCGCTTTCCCTGCAGAAGCAGCTTTCGCTTTCGCAGCGGCTGCGGCCTTCGCTTTGGCTTTAGCGGCAGCAATTGCTTTCGCCTTCTCATCATCCCCACCAGCAGAGTCTCCTGCTTGAGCCTTTGCTTTTGCAGCTGCGGCTGCTTTCGCCTTAGCGGCTGCAGCGGCCTTTGCCTTCGCTTTGGCCTTTTCATCATCTGTAGCTGGTTCTGCGCTCTCTTGTTGCTTTACCTTCTGCTTGGCGAGCGCAGCTGCTTTAGCTTTTGCGGCAGCGGCGGCCTTCGCTTTGGCTTTGGCTTTGGAATCGTCATTAGAAGCTGATGCTTCACCTTCTTGAGCCTTTGCCTTTTGCTTAGCAAGTGCCGCAGCTTTTGCTTTAGCAGCTGCTGCCGCTTTGGCCTTCGCCTTAGCCTTGTCATCATCTTCGCTTGGCGTTTCACTCTGTTGTTCTTTTGCCTTCTGCTTGGCTAAAGCAGCGGCTTTCGCCTTAGCTGCAGCGGCAGCCTTGGCTTTCGCTTTATCTTTATCGTCCTGTTCATCAGTGGAAGCGTCTTGCTTTTCAGCTGCTCGTTGCTTAGCTAATTCTGCTGCTTTCTTCTTTGCTTCTTCAGCAGCTTGCTTTTTCGCAGCGGCTTTGTCATCTTCTGAAACCGCTTTCTTAGCATCGCTTGCTTTTTGTTCTGCAAGCTTTTTCTTCGCTGCTTCCTTGGCTTTGGCAGCGGCTTCTTTCTTTAGCTGCTCCTTGTCCTTATCTGTCATTTATTAATCACCCGCTTCCCAGTCTTTGCTTCGTAGCGGATTTTCTCTTGTAATTTATTAATTCCATAAATTAATGCTGCCGGATTCGGAGGACAGCCCGGAATATAGACATCAACAGGTACGATTTGATCGACACCTTTTACAACGGCATATGATTTAATATATGGCCCGCCTGCCGTCGCACAGGAACCCATTGCGATTACCCATTTTGGCTCTGGCATTTGGTCATACAGACGTTTGACAATTGGGGCCATTTTCTTTGTTACTGTACCCGATACAATCATGCAGTCCGATTGACGTGGTGATGTACGGAAGAATGAACCGAAGCGGTCAAGGTCATAGTGAGATGCCCCAACGCCCATCATTTCAATCGCACAGCAAGCAAGCCCAAAGGTCATTGGCCAAATTGAATTACTTCTTGCCCAAGCTTTCAATTGTTCTAATGTTGTAAAGAACACGTTTCGTTTCAGTTCATCATGTTCTTCTGGTGTTACATTCTCTAAGTTCAGCTCCATTTTAACACCTTCTTCTTCCATGCATAGATTAGCCCGATAAGGAGCATGATGACGAATATCAACATTTCAATTAATGCAAAAATACCTAACTTATCATAAGCAACTGCCCATGGGTATAAAAAAACAGTCTCAACATCAAAGATGACAAACATTAAAGCAAAAATATAATAGCGTACATTAAAACGAATACGTGCATCATGAAAGGGTTCAATACCGCTTTCATAGGTTGTTTGCTTCTCTGCAGTAGGCTTATTTGGCCTCAACAATTTCCCTGCTGTCAATGCAACAGCCGGCAACAAGATACCTAGCATCAGAAAAGCCACAACAATTAAATAATTGTTCTGGTATTGAAAGAAATCTCCCATACCCTCCCCCTCCAAACCTTGATTTTTCACAATTTTGTGTAACCGCCCCTATTATAGCAAATACCAATATTTGTGTCGATAAATGTTCAAAAACTACTGAGAAATGTTTAAGGGCTTTTCATTTTAATCTTCCACATTAATGTTATTATCATTTTCTTCAGGTCATGCCTATTGTCCTGTGAAGAATTTCGTAATAAAAAGAGCCCTAAGGACAGATCAATCCTTAAGGCTATCATTATTTCCCGGTTACATCTAAACGGTTAACCGCGCGCTGTAATGCTGACTCAGCACGTCTGAAATCAATATTATCTTTTTGTCCACTTTGAAGACGGCGCTCTGCACGTTCTTTTGCAGCCTTTGCCCGCTCGACATCAATGTGATCAGGTAACTCAGCTGCTTGAGCTAATACTGTTACTTGTTCTTTGCGAACTTCGACAAAACCGCCAGAGACCGCAATCATTTGTGTACTTCCACTTTGCTTAAGCCGAACAGCACTAACTGCAAGCGGAGCAACCATCGGAATGTGTCCTGGTAAAATACCAAGTTCCCCGCTTAGTGCCTTTACGCTGATCATTTCCACATCCGAATCGTAGACAGAGCCGTCGGGTGTAACGACACTAACTCTCATGGTACTCATAAAGAACCCTCCTATTATTAGCAGTGAGGCAGGAGAAATAGCATATTCGATTAACCTATTTCTCTCTACTCACTCTTAGCTAATAATTATGCTCCTTGCATTTCCTTTGCTTTTTCAACGACTTCCTCAATGCGACCGACTAGGCGGAACGCATCCTCTGGAACATCGTCGTGTTTACCGTCAAGGATTTCGCGGAACCCTTTGATTGTTTCCTGAACTGGAACGTATGAACCAGCTTGGCCAGTAAACTGCTCTGCAACGTGGAAGTTTTGTGATAAGAAGAACTGAACACGACGTGCACGGTGTACAGTAAGCTTATCTTCATCAGAAAGCTCATCCATACCAAGGATAGCAATGATATCTTGCAACTCTTTATAACGTTGCAATGTTTGCTGTACCTCACGAGCCACTTTGTAATGTTCTTCTCCAACAATTTCAGGTGCAAGTGCACGAGAAGTTGAAGCAAGTGGATCCACGGCAGGGTAGATACCCATTTCAGACAATTTACGTTCAAGGTTAGTTGTCGCATCTAAGTGGGCGAATGTCGTAGCCGGTGCCGGGTCAGTGTAGTCATCGGCAGGTACGTATACCGCTTGGATAGATGTGATTGAACCTTTGTTTGTAGATGTGATACGTTCTTGCAATTGACCCATTTCAGTTGCAAGTGTCGGTTGGTAACCAACGGCAGATGGCATACGGCCAAGTAGCGCTGATACCTCAGAACCTGCTTGTGTGAAACGGAAGATATTATCGATGAACAATAGTACGTCTTGACCTTGCTCATCACGGAAGTGTTCAGCCATTGTCAAACCTGTAAGGGCAACACGTTGACGTGCACCAGGTGGTTCGTTCATCTGACCGAATACCATTGCTGTTTTATTGATTACACCAGAGTCTTTCATTTCATAGTAAAGGTCATTACCTTCACGTGTACGCTCACCTACGCCGGCGAATACTGAGATACCACCGTGCTCTTGAGCGATGTTATTGATAAGCTCCTGGATAAGTACCGTTTTACCTACACCGGCACCACCGAACAAACCGATCTTACCACCCTTTACGTAAGGGGCAAGAAGGTCAACGACTTTAATTCCTGTTTCAAGAATTACAGTCTCTGTTGATAGTTGGTCAAACGTTGGTGCAAGACGGTGAATTGGATCACGAGGTGTATCTGCAGGAAGATCCTCATCAAGGTCAATCTTATTTCCTAGAACGTTAAATACACGGCCTAGTGTAACTTCACCAACTGGGACAGAGATTGGGCTGCCAGTGTCAAGAGCTTCCATACCGCGCATAATACCGTCAGTTGAAGCCATTGCAACTGTACGAACCATATCGTCACCAAGGTGAAGAGCTACTTCTAATGTCAAATCAATGTCAGATTCTGACTCTGATTGAGCTTTATATACGACTTTTAGGGCGTTATAAATATCCGGAAGTTGGCCATTTTCGAACTTTACGTCAACAACTGGACCCATAACTTGGGTAACGCGTCCTTTGATCATCGTTTTCCCTCCTTACTGACTTCATACTGGTTTGATGATGAACAAGAACGATGCGTTCATCACGACTTTCTGTCTTAACCGTTATTCTAACGCTGCTGCACCGCCGACAATTTCCGTGATTTCCTGGGTAATTGCTGCTTGACGAGCACGGTTATAGGAAAGCGTAAGTGAGTCAATTAACTCGCCTGCGTTATCTGTTGCATTCTTCATCGCAGTCATACGAGCAGCATGTTCACTGGCTTTACCATCGAGCAACGCACCATAGATGAGACTTTCCGCATATTGCGGTAGTAACTCTTCTAAAATTTCTTCTTGAGAAGGTTCATATTCATATGAACTTAAAGCAGTACTTCCTGTATCTTCAGCTAAGTCAGTTAATGGTAACAGCTTCTTGACTGAAAGATCCTGCTGAATTGCACTTACAAAGTGGTTATAATACATAAATAACTCATCATAAGTTTCTTCGGCAAAGTACTGTACCGCTTGACTAGCAATATCTTTCACATCTGAAAACATTGGCTCATCCGGCATTCCGGTAATTTCTTTAATAATCGGCATATTGCGCTTCTTAAAGAAATCACGTCCTACACGGCCAATAACAAGAATTGCATATTCATCTGTTGAGCGATGGCGCTCTTGGATCGTTTGGTATACACTACGAAGAACAGTACTGTTGTATGCACCAGCCAAGCCACGGTCAGAAGTGATGACAAGATAACCTGTCTTCTTCACTTCGCGTGTCTCCATCATTGGATGGCTTACATCATTGCTACCAGTAGCGATGCTTGCTACAACCTCTTGAATCTTCTCCATATACGGGTTAAAAGACTTTGCGTTTCCTTCCGCGCGATTTAGCTTGGAAGCAGAAACCATTTCCATCGCTTTTGTAATTTGCATTGTTTTCTTTGTCGAAGTAATCCTCGCTTTAATATCGCGTAAAGACGCCACTCGATCTCACCACCTTCAAGTCGTGTTCAAAAAGTAAATCAAGTGTTCGCTTGACTTCTTTTTGAACACGCAATTTTCGAATCTATCGTTGATGAGGGTATCAATTAATTATTAGACGCAACGAACGTTTTCTTAAATTCATTGATTGCCGCTTTGAAGTCATCATCTTCAGGTAAGTTACCTGTTTCACGAATGTGGCTAAGCAACTCTTTGCGGTTATGCTCTAACCATGTATGATACTCTTCTTCAAAACGTTGAATATCTTCAACAGCTACATCGTCTAAGAAACCTTTTGTTAAGGCATATAGACTTGCTACCTGCTTTTCAACTGGTAGTGGCTTATGAAGTCCTTGCTTAAGTACCTCAACTGTACGAGCACCACGGTTCAATTTAGCCTGAGTTGCTTTATCCAAGTCAGACCCGAACTGCGCGAATGCTTCCAGCTCACGGTATGATGCAAGGTCAAGACGTAGAGTACCAGAAACCTTCTTCATTGCTTTGATTTGTGCTGAACCACCTACACGTGATACGGAAAGACCCGCGTTCACGGCTGGACGTACACCAGAGTGGAACAAGTCAGATTGCAAGAAGATCTGTCCATCAGTGATTGAGATAACGTTTGTTGGGATGTAAGCAGATACATCACCTGCTTGTGTTTCGATAAATGGTAGAGCAGTTAAAGAACCTGCACCCAATGCGTCACTCAATTTCGCTGCACGCTCTAGTAAGCGAGAGTGCAAGTAGAATACGTCCCCTGGGAATGCTTCACGACCTGGTGGACGGCGAAGTAGCAATGAAAGCTCACGGTATGCAGCAGCTTGTTTTGATAAGTCATCATAGATAACAAGAACGTGCTTGCCGTTATACATGAACTCTTCACCCATTGTTACACCTGTATATGGTGCTAGGTACAATAATGGTGCTGGTTGTGATGCACTTGCTGTTACAACGATTGTGTAATCAAGTGCTCCATGGTGACGAAGTGTTTCTACTACACCACGTACTGTTGATTCTTTCTGACCGATTGCAACGTAGATACAAATCATATCCTCGTCTTTTTGGTTAAGGATTGTATCGATTGCTACAGCCGTTTTACCAGTTTGGCGGTCACCGATAATCAACTCACGCTGACCACGACCGATTGGAATCAAAGCATCAATCGCTTTAATACCAGTTTGAAGTGGTTCGTGTACTGATTTACGTGCCATTACTCCTGGCGCTTGTCCTTCAATTGGACGAGTATTTGTTGTTTCGATTGGACCTAATCCGTCAACTGGTTGTCCGAGCGGGTTAACAACGCGGCCTAGTAGTTCCTCGCCTACAGGTACTTCCATGATGCGACCAGTACGACGTACTTCGTCACCTTCACGGATATCTGTGTATGGTCCAAGGATAACGATACCAACGTTATTTTCCTCTAAGTTTTGTGCCAGACCCATGACACCATTTGAAAATTCAACAAGCTCACCAGCCATGACATTGTCAAGTCCATGAGCACGCGCGATACCGTCACCAATTTGGATAACTGTACCGACATTACTTACTTCAATATCTGACTGATAGTTTTCGATTTGCTTTTTTATCAGCGCACTAATTTCTTCTGCGTTAATGCTCATGAATTTCACCCCTATCTTCAGCTTTTTGCAGAAACTAACTGCCGTTCAACACGATCAATTTTACCTTTGACGCTACCGTCGAAAATCGTATTACCGATGCGTAATTTTACGCCACCGAGCAAGTTCTTATCTACAATATTTGTAATGCGAAGCTCTTTCTTACCAACTTTCGCAGCGAAAGCCTCCGAAAGCGCTTTTTCTTCATCTGTTGCTAATGGACGCACAGTGTACACTTTCGCCTCTGCAACACCTTGCGCTTCATTCGCACGTTCAAAGTAATGCTCAATGAGTTCAAAAACAACACCTTCACGTTTTCGGTCAATCAGCAAGTAAAAGGTATTTAAGATAAGTACAGAGCATCCAGCGAATGTCTCTTGAATCATGCCTTTCTTTGCTTCCTTCGAAAACTTAGGATGTTGAAGCAATACAAAGAACTCTTTGTGCGTAGTAAGCACTTGATAAACTGTTTTCAACTCTTGATACGTTTCTTCCAGTTTATTTTGTTCTTTGGCTGCTTGGAAAAGAGCTTCAGCATAACGCTTGGCTACTACATTTTGGCTCATCGCTCTTCTCCTGCCTCTTTGATATATTCATTAATTAATTTTTGTTGATCTTGTTCATCAAGCTCTTTTTCGATTACTTTAGTTGCAATCATTACAGACAATGAAGCCACTTGTTCACGTAGCGCAGAGATTGCCTGTTCTTTTTCTTGCTCGATTTCTTTCATTGCAGCTTCTTTCAGACGAGCTGCTTCTTGGCGTGCTTTCTCAAGCATATCTTTTTCTTGCTGTTCACCCATTTTCTTCGCATTTTCAATCAATGCTTGGGCTTCATTGCGTGCTTCTTGTAAAGCTTCACGCTGTTGTGTCACAAACTGCTCAGCTTCCTTACGGCTTTGTTCAGCTTGCTTAATTTCACTTGAGATATGTTGTTCACGCTGTTTCATAATGCCCATAAGTGGACCAAATGCATATTTACGCAAAAGTGCTAACAAGATTAGGAACATTACAAGCTGGAAGATGATATCTCCACCATTAATGCCACCAGTACTAGCACCAAGAACAAAAAGGTCTGCACCAAACTGCACGGTGTTCACTCCCTTCAAGAGTCATCCAATCCCTCGTATTCAAGAGAATTACGAAAAATCGTTAATCAATTATAAAAACATGTTTTTAATGACCATAAACAGGGTAAAATGATAATGCTGATGGTTCAAATCATACGTACATAAAGGAATGGCGAAGGTTATCGCGTGTTACGATCTTCGCCATTATGAACTATTGTATAAGTTCAGTATCTAATTACTTTATGTAATTAACCACCCATTACGATGAATGCGATAACTACCGCGATGATTGGAATCGCCTCAACCAATGCTACCCCGATAAACATAGTTGTTTGAAGAGCACCACGAAGTTCTGGTTGACGAGCAATACCTTCTACTGTACGACTTACGATAAGACCGTTACCAATACCTGCACCTAGTGCTGCTAGACCAATTGCGATTGCAGCTGCTAAAAGATTCATTGAAAAAGTCCTCCCTCTTATTTGAAAAATTTTAAACTTTTATTAAATATTAATGGTCATGACTCACTTTGTGGGCCATATAAACCATTGTTAACATAGTAAAGATAAATGCTTGGATAGCACCTACGAAAAGACTAAATCCTTGCCACACAAGCATCGGAATGATTGCTCCCAATGTGCCGGCAACACCACTTGTTGCTAGACCTGCTAGCAAGCCTAATAAAATTTCACCTGCAAAGATATTTCCATAAAGACGTAAGCCAAGAGTTAGCGTGTTAGCAAACTCCTCGATAATCTTTAGAGGGAATAAGAAAGGCATCGGTTTAAAGAAATCACGCCCGTATTCAGCTGCACCCTTTAGTTTTACACCATAGAAATGTGTTAACGCAACAACCATTGTAGCAAGTGTCAATGTAATTGTTGGGTCAGCAGTTGGTGATTTCCACCAAAGGTCATGTCCTATAATGACGGAAAATGGAAGACCTAGCATATTTGAAACAAAAATATACATAAGTAATGTCATTCCTAGTGTTAAGAAACGACCCCCTGTTTTCCAATCCATTGTACTTCCAATAATTCCTTTAACGAAATCCATGACCCACTCAAGGAAATTCTGCATGCCCGTTGGGTTCATCTGCAATGAGCGAGTAGCCGCAACAGCAATTAGGAAGGTAATTAAGGAAGCAACAGTAACCATGAGGACATTCGACATACTAAATGTGAGACCTAAAAACTCGACAGTGTAAGCACCATGTTCCACTTCAGTTTCACCTCACTTTCAAACTACTTACGAAAGGATTGGACTAAGCTATCTATCATAATGACAAGATAGGGTGTCATTATTCCAATAATTACACTAATGAGATGAAGCCGTTCTGGATATTCCAAAGCAATTAGTACAGCTAGTCCTGCTAAAGCCATTCTTGAAATCATTCCAAGTGAGCGTACGCTCTGCCCGGAAGCAGCGGCTTTACCAAAGGAATCTGTCTTCCTTGCCATCATCCAGTAGTTATACATCCCAACAGCGGCACCTAAGGCTAAGCCAAGAAAAATAGGCTTATAGGAGGTAACGCCCCAGCCAACTAGAAAAATTGCAAGCACGTTCATTATGTATTTTCGATGACGTTTGAACATGTCTTCAAATTGAGGCATTAGCTTTCTTCTCCATAAAAGTAACGAATTGTTCGGTATGTACCGTAAGTTCCAGTTGCTAAACCGAGTAGGAGTCCTATAATAAGGAAGAGCGGAGATGTTTCTGCTAATCGGTCAAGCCATCTTCCACCGAAGATACCGATCAATACAGAACCCGCCAATTGTGAAAGGATCGTGGACATTAAAGCTATGGCTTGCAAAGGACGCCGCTTATCATCACGCAATTGAAACGCTCCTTCGGCATTAATTTTTCAGAATATACAAAATATTGCTCATCTAAATCTACATGAATCCTTATTATGAAAACCTTATCATTTAATATCCTTTGTAAGCATACAATAGGGTTTCCACAATGTCAATGCGTTTACAGTATAAATGCAACCATTTTGAACTTGTTCAAAAATACGTCAAATTTTCAAAGAAAATCTATCATTTTTTACTACATTATCGCAAAGAAAACTTATGGTTTTTTGTTCCTGTACCTACCTGCGTATATATTTGCTGGGTGCTTATTTTTCCTTCATTTTCGATTAACACAATTGCTTGATACACACCATCAGGTACTTCTAATTCTTCACGCAAATAAATACCTTCTTTTCGTCCTCGTTTCACTTGCTGTTCTTCATGAAGAGTCGTTACTAATCGCAAAGTATCTGGATCAAATAACATCACCTTTAATTGCTCTACATCTTCCGGTAAATATAGCTCATACTTGTAGCTATTTTGGTTATCATCTAAGCCAAAATGAAAGCCCATTACTTTTTGATAGGAAGTATCTTCTATTATATATAAGTAAGGAACAGTTAAGATATCCTCCCCACCACGTACTTCTAAGTAACCGCTATACATTCCTGCCTGTAAGAATTCCGGTTGTAGATCGACCACAACCTCTACTTGCTTTTTCGTGTATGGCTGCAAAGTAAATGTCTTCGGTACTTTCCATTGGACACCCTTTGTTACGCCTGGTATTCCGAATGTATATCTTCTTTCTGTGGCACCTTTGTTTTCAATTGTAAATGGCAGCTTCTTTTTCACACGACCGAACTTTTTATCGAACAACCCAAATGAAAGTGAAGAAGGGTAAGCAAGGCTTTCAGTCTTCAATGCCCGGTCAATTTGAATACGGCCTGCACCTTGCTCATATACCTCGTACAGTTCACCTTCTTCGTTATATAATTTCTTTGCTGTATTCATTAGTGCTGCTTTTACTTCTTGCGGAGCCCAGTCTGGGTGTTTTTCTTTAATAAGTGCAGATGCACCTGCAACATGAGGGGCTGCCATACTCGTTCCGTTCATTGCTTCATATCCAATTGGAACTGTACTGTTTATCGCAACACCTGGAGCTGTTACATCCGGCTTGATCCCCCAATCAACTGTGACAGGCCCACGGGAGCTAAAAGACGCGAGCTGATCTTCAATGGATACCCGCTTTGTCTCCAAATAATGATGTCCTGAAGAAATATCTTGAAGCAAATGTTTTCCTTCTTCCTTCGTCAAAGAGGCAACAGGAATTTTGAAGGTTCCTTCTAATAAACCTTGAAATGCACCTTTTTCATTATTATAGATTAGCAAGGCCTTAGCACCTGCATTTTCGGCATTAATGGCTTTTTCAGTAAATGAAATTTCTCCCCGTTCTACTAAAGCAACTTTACCTTTTGCATTTTTATAATCAGAAGGAAGTCCTTTTCCTGCTGTAACAATTTCGGTGTCTCTCGTCTGGCTCCATGAAGGTGAACCTTGAAGAAGTCTTATTGGCACAAGCTTATCTTCTGAAAAAAGCTGAATGAATGGTATTTTTAATGGAGGGGCAGATGCACCGACAGAAATTGCTTTCTCTGAAGTACCTGGTGAACCTACCGTCCAGATCCCCGGTCCTGAATTCCCCGTGGATGTAACGGCGATCACACCTTTTTCTACTGCCTTATTCAAAGCAATACTTGTCGGCCAGTCCGGTCCATTCACATCATTTCCAAGCGATAAATTAATAATATCCATTCCATCCTTCACTGCTCTTTCGATGGCTGCAATTACTTGTTCGGAAGTTCCCATTCCTCCTGGGCCTAGCGCACGGTAAGCATATACCTCTGCCTCAGGAGCAACGCCTTTTAATTTTCCATTAGCTGCGATAATACCAGCTACATGTGTGCCATGACTTGTCGGCATGCCCTGCTTAACTGTCGTTTCAAGCGGATCGTTATCTTTATCCACTACATCATAACCCCCGCTATAGCTTGTACGAAGGTCAGGGTGATGATAATCAACGCCTGTATCAATTACCCCAACTTTGACCCCTTTCCCAGTCACTTCTTCAAGATCGCCAACAGCCTTTCGGATATGCTCACCGCCGAGGAAAGGAACACTCTCATCAAGCTTTACTTTATATGAAGAAACTGGGTGAATTTTTTTAATGCCCGTTTCTTTTTCCAGATTTATTTTATCTTGAACAGACCCTGTCATCGCAAAGCCATGAAAGACTGTATCATATCGCTCTGTTACTTGGAATGAAGGGTACTTTTCAATCATACTGTCAACCGAAACAGACTCTTCTAATTCCACCAGAAACTTTTGCTGAGCTACTGCTTGGCTTTGAAAGCTAAATATAGGGAAAAGAATCATAACAATTAATACCGTTCTGAACATGGATGCTCACCTCTATGTGTTAGCATGCCACATCTTCTTAAAAAGAATTAAAAAAAGAGATTAACTCAAATGAAGTGTAAATCCCACTTTGAGTCAATCTCTTATTTGTTATGGTGTAAAGCGTTTCGGCCGTT is from Bacillus tianshenii and encodes:
- a CDS encoding NADH-quinone oxidoreductase subunit C, translated to MTDKDKEQLKKEAAAKAKEAAKKKLAEQKASDAKKAVSEDDKAAAKKQAAEEAKKKAAELAKQRAAEKQDASTDEQDDKDKAKAKAAAAAKAKAAALAKQKAKEQQSETPSEDDDKAKAKAKAAAAAKAKAAALAKQKAKAQEGEASASNDDSKAKAKAKAAAAAKAKAAALAKQKVKQQESAEPATDDEKAKAKAKAAAAAKAKAAAAAKAKAQAGDSAGGDDEKAKAIAAAKAKAKAAAAAKAKAASAGKAKEAPAEEEKPSPNQPTLDKYVKVIEDNLGKDILEDSYINRLSKDVPTLVAKPDTYFKLAEFLKYNEQLGFEYLSELHGSDFETHMEVYTHLYSYKNQQSVALKVKIDRDKPVIDSLVPVWQGANWPEREAYDLLGIVFNNHPCLERILLSDDWIGYPLRKDYEPYDVEV
- a CDS encoding NADH-quinone oxidoreductase subunit B family protein, with product MELNLENVTPEEHDELKRNVFFTTLEQLKAWARSNSIWPMTFGLACCAIEMMGVGASHYDLDRFGSFFRTSPRQSDCMIVSGTVTKKMAPIVKRLYDQMPEPKWVIAMGSCATAGGPYIKSYAVVKGVDQIVPVDVYIPGCPPNPAALIYGINKLQEKIRYEAKTGKRVINK
- a CDS encoding NADH-quinone oxidoreductase subunit A, which codes for MGDFFQYQNNYLIVVAFLMLGILLPAVALTAGKLLRPNKPTAEKQTTYESGIEPFHDARIRFNVRYYIFALMFVIFDVETVFLYPWAVAYDKLGIFALIEMLIFVIMLLIGLIYAWKKKVLKWS
- a CDS encoding F0F1 ATP synthase subunit epsilon codes for the protein MSTMRVSVVTPDGSVYDSDVEMISVKALSGELGILPGHIPMVAPLAVSAVRLKQSGSTQMIAVSGGFVEVRKEQVTVLAQAAELPDHIDVERAKAAKERAERRLQSGQKDNIDFRRAESALQRAVNRLDVTGK
- the atpD gene encoding F0F1 ATP synthase subunit beta — its product is MIKGRVTQVMGPVVDVKFENGQLPDIYNALKVVYKAQSESESDIDLTLEVALHLGDDMVRTVAMASTDGIMRGMEALDTGSPISVPVGEVTLGRVFNVLGNKIDLDEDLPADTPRDPIHRLAPTFDQLSTETVILETGIKVVDLLAPYVKGGKIGLFGGAGVGKTVLIQELINNIAQEHGGISVFAGVGERTREGNDLYYEMKDSGVINKTAMVFGQMNEPPGARQRVALTGLTMAEHFRDEQGQDVLLFIDNIFRFTQAGSEVSALLGRMPSAVGYQPTLATEMGQLQERITSTNKGSITSIQAVYVPADDYTDPAPATTFAHLDATTNLERKLSEMGIYPAVDPLASTSRALAPEIVGEEHYKVAREVQQTLQRYKELQDIIAILGMDELSDEDKLTVHRARRVQFFLSQNFHVAEQFTGQAGSYVPVQETIKGFREILDGKHDDVPEDAFRLVGRIEEVVEKAKEMQGA
- a CDS encoding F0F1 ATP synthase subunit gamma, translated to MASLRDIKARITSTKKTMQITKAMEMVSASKLNRAEGNAKSFNPYMEKIQEVVASIATGSNDVSHPMMETREVKKTGYLVITSDRGLAGAYNSTVLRSVYQTIQERHRSTDEYAILVIGRVGRDFFKKRNMPIIKEITGMPDEPMFSDVKDIASQAVQYFAEETYDELFMYYNHFVSAIQQDLSVKKLLPLTDLAEDTGSTALSSYEYEPSQEEILEELLPQYAESLIYGALLDGKASEHAARMTAMKNATDNAGELIDSLTLSYNRARQAAITQEITEIVGGAAALE
- the atpA gene encoding F0F1 ATP synthase subunit alpha, giving the protein MSINAEEISALIKKQIENYQSDIEVSNVGTVIQIGDGIARAHGLDNVMAGELVEFSNGVMGLAQNLEENNVGIVILGPYTDIREGDEVRRTGRIMEVPVGEELLGRVVNPLGQPVDGLGPIETTNTRPIEGQAPGVMARKSVHEPLQTGIKAIDALIPIGRGQRELIIGDRQTGKTAVAIDTILNQKDEDMICIYVAIGQKESTVRGVVETLRHHGALDYTIVVTASASQPAPLLYLAPYTGVTMGEEFMYNGKHVLVIYDDLSKQAAAYRELSLLLRRPPGREAFPGDVFYLHSRLLERAAKLSDALGAGSLTALPFIETQAGDVSAYIPTNVISITDGQIFLQSDLFHSGVRPAVNAGLSVSRVGGSAQIKAMKKVSGTLRLDLASYRELEAFAQFGSDLDKATQAKLNRGARTVEVLKQGLHKPLPVEKQVASLYALTKGFLDDVAVEDIQRFEEEYHTWLEHNRKELLSHIRETGNLPEDDDFKAAINEFKKTFVASNN
- a CDS encoding F0F1 ATP synthase subunit delta; this translates as MSQNVVAKRYAEALFQAAKEQNKLEETYQELKTVYQVLTTHKEFFVLLQHPKFSKEAKKGMIQETFAGCSVLILNTFYLLIDRKREGVVFELIEHYFERANEAQGVAEAKVYTVRPLATDEEKALSEAFAAKVGKKELRITNIVDKNLLGGVKLRIGNTIFDGSVKGKIDRVERQLVSAKS
- the atpF gene encoding F0F1 ATP synthase subunit B; its protein translation is MQFGADLFVLGASTGGINGGDIIFQLVMFLILLALLRKYAFGPLMGIMKQREQHISSEIKQAEQSRKEAEQFVTQQREALQEARNEAQALIENAKKMGEQQEKDMLEKARQEAARLKEAAMKEIEQEKEQAISALREQVASLSVMIATKVIEKELDEQDQQKLINEYIKEAGEER
- the atpE gene encoding F0F1 ATP synthase subunit C; this encodes MNLLAAAIAIGLAALGAGIGNGLIVSRTVEGIARQPELRGALQTTMFIGVALVEAIPIIAVVIAFIVMGG
- the atpB gene encoding F0F1 ATP synthase subunit A, encoding MEHGAYTVEFLGLTFSMSNVLMVTVASLITFLIAVAATRSLQMNPTGMQNFLEWVMDFVKGIIGSTMDWKTGGRFLTLGMTLLMYIFVSNMLGLPFSVIIGHDLWWKSPTADPTITLTLATMVVALTHFYGVKLKGAAEYGRDFFKPMPFLFPLKIIEEFANTLTLGLRLYGNIFAGEILLGLLAGLATSGVAGTLGAIIPMLVWQGFSLFVGAIQAFIFTMLTMVYMAHKVSHDH